The Periplaneta americana isolate PAMFEO1 chromosome 2, P.americana_PAMFEO1_priV1, whole genome shotgun sequence genome has a window encoding:
- the LOC138691627 gene encoding zinc finger protein 892-like encodes MDVIKIEPDSDNEVDPLSSSSGTQVTPAEDVVLPLSILVAKVEKFETEENDPAEPCASTAVGVETYLEELQDWKDIKKAEDVCEENDAEASEGETPSQVSFEFADVGKVKQEVIEEDEEEDLSVKNEEERKDCKKEEEGKKESDANKVDDDDDKVDLGELKQYNPYFKPVLRNGPYSRSSDGQHICKVCNKNFGDSFNLTIHYRIHTGERPHVCNECGKGFTQFSNLKIHSLVHTGERPHLCKECGRSFRRAAHLQKHALLHTGQRPHMCPICSKTFVCMTDLKNHSFIHTLDRPHKCTICTKAFATPARLRRHQYTHKNVI; translated from the exons ATGGATGTAATCAAAATTGAGCCTGATTCAGACAATGAGGTAGACCCATTGTCGTCATCAAGTGGCACCCAGGTTACTCCTGCAGAAGACGTAGTCTTACCTCTGTCTATTCTTGTTGCAAAGGTTGAAAAATTTGAAACCGAA GAAAATGATCCAGCTGAACCCTGTGCCAGTACAGCTGTAGGGGTTGAAACTTATCTGGAGGAACTGCAAGACTGGAAAGATATTAAAAAAGCTGAAGATGTTTGTgaagagaatgatgctgaagccaGTGAAGGCGAAACGCCAAGTCAAGTTTCTTTCGAGTTCGCCGATGTTGGTAAAGTGAAACAAGAAGTAAtagaagaagatgaggaagaggaTTTATCAGTCAAAAATGAAGAAGAACGTAAAGATTGCAAGAAAGAAGAAGAGGGGAAGAAGGAAAGTGATGCCAACAAGgtcgatgatgatgacgataaagtTGACTTGGG AGAACTGAAGCAGTATAATCCATACTTCAAGCCAGTTTTGAGAAACGGTCCTTACAGCAGATCCAGCGACGGACAACATATCTGCAAGGTGTGCAACAAGAATTTCGGCGACAGTTTCAACCTGACGATCCATTACCGGATCCACACAGGAGAACGCCCACACGTGTGCAACGAGTGCGGGAAGGGATTCACCCAGTTCAGCAACCTCAAGATCCACAGCCTCGTTCATACAGGAGAGCGGCCCCACTTGTGCAAGGAATGCGGGAGGAGCTTCAGACGGGCCGCCCACCTCCAGAAGCATGCGCTGCTTCACACGGGGCAGAGACCACACATGTGTCCCATCTGCTCCAAGACATTTGTATGCATGACTGATCTGAAGAACCATTCTTTTATACACACTCTGGACAGACCGCATAAGTGCACGATATGCACCAAGGCTTTCGCTACGCCCGCCAGGCTACGAAGACATCAGTATACacataagaatgttatataa